The Siniperca chuatsi isolate FFG_IHB_CAS linkage group LG2, ASM2008510v1, whole genome shotgun sequence genome window below encodes:
- the LOC122868863 gene encoding paxillin-like isoform X2, which produces MFHRIARKIVFVFGSHFKQFSLSCQFCFCYHFLFFILTFVFVCYLFALLSLLFPFSFFPPDRHPSRITCPSEKSPPPSAISPAPKKPPPVKQTPPPLPPPPLRPLPSSRTYPSSPKEPTPPPGAHASPVQPPPSPSPPLKPITPPPPPKVFVSVGCQTEYDPIFPPMQIQSQGKTSPTGPPKPANKLDNMLGSLQSDLNRLGVQTVAKGVCGACKKPIVGQVVTAMGRTWHPEHFVCTHCQEEIGSRNFFERDGQPYCEKDYHSLFSPRCHYCNGPILDRVVTALDKTWHPEHFFCAQCGAFFGPEGFHEKDGKAFCRKDYFDMFAPKCGGCARAILENYISALNSLWHPECFVCRECFTPFINGSFFDHEGQPYCESHYHERRGSLCSGCQKPITGRCITAMGKKFHPEHFVCAFCLKQLNKGTFKEQNDKPYCQGCFVKLFS; this is translated from the exons atgtttcATCGCATTGCCAGAaagattgtttttgtctttggcAGTCACTTTAAACAGTTCAGTTTGTCGTGCCAATTTTGTTTCTGTTaccatttccttttctttattctgacctttgtttttgtatgttatctgtttgctctcctctctttgttgtttcctttttccttctttcccccAGATCGTCATCCCTCCAGAATCACCTGCCCCTCAGAGAAAAGTCCTCCCCCCTCCGCAATCTCCCCAGCACCCAAAAAGCCACCCCCAGTCAAGCAGACTCCTCCGCCACtacctcctccccccctccgaCCCCTCCCCTCCTCGAGAACCTACCCCTCCTCCCCCAAGGAGCCTACTCCTCCCCCAGGAGCCCACGCCTCCCCTGTCCAGCCCCCTCCATCACCTAGCCCCCCTCTCAAGCCCATCACGCCACCTCCGCCTCCCAAGGTCTTTGTTTCAGTGGGTTGTCAGACCGAGTACGACCCCATCTTCCCACCAATGCAG ATCCAGTCCCAGGGAAAGACTTCTCCCACTGGTCCCCCCAAACCAGCCAACAAGCTAGACAACATGCTGGGAAGCCTGCAGTCCGACCTCAACAGACTTGGAGTCCAGACGGTGGCTAAAGGTGTCTGTGGAGCCTGCAAGAAACCCATTGTTGGGCAG GTAGTGACTGCCATGGGCAGAACGTGGCACCCCGAGCACTTTGTGTGCACCCACTGTCAGGAGGAGATAGGCTCCAGGAACTTCTTTGAGCGGGATGGACAGCCTTACTGTGAGAAAGACTACCACAGCCTGTTCTCACCGCGATGCCACTACTGTAATGGACCCATACTGGAT AGAGTGGTGACTGCTCTGGACAAGACTTGGCATCCAGAGCACTTCTTCTGTGCCCAGTGTGGAGCCTTTTTCGGACCAGAAG GTTTCCATGAGAAGGATGGAAAGGCGTTCTGCAGAAAGGACTACTTTGACATGTTTGCCCCTAAATGTGGTGGTTGTGCCCGTGCCATCCTGGAGAACTACATCTCTGCTCTCAACTCACTCTGGCACCCTGAATGCTTTGTCTGCAGG GAGTGCTTCACGCCATTCATAAACGGCAGCTTCTTTGACCACGAGGGCCAGCCGTACTGTGAGTCGCACTACCACGAGCGCCGCGGCTCGCTGTGCTCTGGCTGCCAGAAGCCCATCACCGGCCGTTGCATCACGGCCATGGGCAAGAAGTTCCACCCAGAGCACTTTGTGTGCGCCTTCTGCCTCAAGCAGCTTAACAAAGGCACCTTCAAGGAGCAGAATGACAAGCCCTACTGCCAAGGCTGCTTTGTTAAACTCTTCAGTtag